From a single Sporosarcina oncorhynchi genomic region:
- a CDS encoding flagellin, translating into MRLSQEQISFSTNRSQRNASQIEKSLVKLGSGTKIAKGSDNASGLSISETMRAQIRGISRAQSNMQDGLSVLEASNEGLNNVNGLLQRARELAVMSSNDTLTVNDRQNSQVELKQLLEAVDDTAQKLEFNTKNILGQNAEMKLQVGANAGQHMTIQLVDVSSKTLGLEGASLEMRADAEQLITTIDKAIQTVSSHLTRVGSNMEAIEHHLTNALVFENNLSTSLSLLEDTDMAKEMMNFVNMDIRQQGDHLLVNNVNQNMQSVMNLFSR; encoded by the coding sequence ATGCGTCTAAGTCAGGAGCAGATTTCTTTTTCGACGAACCGTTCGCAGCGAAATGCGAGTCAGATCGAGAAGAGTCTTGTGAAGCTTGGTTCAGGAACGAAGATTGCCAAAGGGAGCGATAATGCTTCCGGGTTGTCGATTTCCGAAACGATGCGCGCACAGATCCGCGGGATTTCCCGTGCACAAAGCAATATGCAGGACGGCTTGTCTGTGCTTGAGGCTTCGAATGAAGGCTTGAACAATGTCAACGGCCTGTTGCAACGTGCGCGTGAGCTGGCGGTGATGAGTTCGAATGATACGTTGACCGTGAATGACCGGCAGAATAGTCAGGTCGAGTTGAAACAATTGCTGGAAGCTGTTGATGATACTGCGCAGAAATTGGAGTTCAACACGAAAAACATTTTAGGGCAAAACGCGGAAATGAAATTGCAAGTCGGCGCTAATGCCGGACAGCATATGACGATTCAGTTAGTCGATGTCAGTTCTAAAACGTTAGGATTGGAAGGGGCATCGCTTGAAATGCGCGCGGATGCGGAGCAATTGATCACCACAATCGATAAAGCGATTCAAACGGTTTCCAGCCATCTGACACGTGTCGGCTCGAATATGGAAGCGATTGAGCATCATTTAACGAATGCGCTTGTGTTCGAGAACAATTTGTCCACTTCACTGTCACTGCTTGAAGATACCGATATGGCGAAGGAAATGATGAATTTCGTCAATATGGATATTCGTCAACAAGGGGATCATCTGCTTGTTAATAATGTTAATCAGAATATGCAGAGCGTGATGAATTTGTTTTCGAGGTAA
- a CDS encoding enoyl-CoA hydratase-related protein, which yields METVRLEQKGHIANVTLNRPDAMNAFNYEMLAELGQVIESIRINPDVRVVVFTGAGDRAFSVGADLKERKTLTEVRVKRNIYKIGEVFTMIENLPQPTIAVLNGYAFGGGMELALACDFRFAVDSAVMGLTETGLAIIPGAGGTQRLPRLIGEAKALELILTARRLDAQTALEYGVVTRVVSALNMQEKLDEFTASLLANGPIALQQAKFAIKNGMNVDLQTGLAIERKAYEITIPTEDRIEALHAFAEKRKPSFKGK from the coding sequence ATGGAAACAGTACGATTGGAACAAAAAGGACATATCGCCAATGTAACCTTGAATCGTCCGGATGCGATGAATGCATTTAACTATGAAATGCTTGCGGAACTTGGACAAGTCATCGAATCGATCCGCATCAATCCGGATGTGCGTGTCGTCGTCTTTACAGGCGCAGGAGATCGTGCGTTCAGTGTGGGGGCCGATTTGAAGGAACGGAAGACGTTGACGGAAGTACGGGTTAAACGAAACATTTATAAAATCGGAGAAGTATTCACGATGATTGAAAACTTGCCGCAGCCGACAATCGCGGTTCTAAACGGTTATGCATTCGGTGGGGGGATGGAACTTGCGCTCGCGTGTGATTTCCGTTTTGCGGTTGACAGTGCAGTCATGGGCTTAACGGAAACTGGACTTGCGATAATCCCAGGTGCAGGCGGGACACAGCGTTTGCCACGTCTAATTGGTGAAGCGAAAGCGCTGGAACTCATTTTAACGGCAAGAAGACTTGATGCACAAACAGCACTCGAGTATGGCGTCGTTACACGCGTCGTATCCGCATTAAACATGCAGGAGAAGCTTGATGAATTCACTGCATCTTTACTTGCAAATGGACCAATTGCCTTGCAACAAGCAAAATTCGCGATTAAGAACGGTATGAACGTCGATTTGCAGACGGGGCTTGCGATTGAGCGAAAAGCGTATGAGATTACAATCCCTACTGAGGACCGTATCGAAGCACTTCATGCATTTGCGGAGAAGCGGAAACCGTCGTTTAAAGGGAAATAA
- a CDS encoding flagellar protein FliS: protein MTTVDIEKAIQIYKEASTSTLSMMEYILLLLNEMHKNIEQCEKAFNAQNLPERDRTLRKAQDFLFEIMTTTDQETAYSARLMTIYIHMNQCLVHTQLTKQPDLLNHVGQMLVELIASWQVSKQVTRRRNFTTDQL, encoded by the coding sequence ATGACAACCGTGGATATCGAAAAAGCGATTCAAATCTACAAAGAAGCAAGTACATCCACACTCTCCATGATGGAATACATACTTCTGCTGCTTAATGAAATGCATAAAAATATCGAGCAATGCGAAAAAGCGTTCAACGCACAAAATCTGCCTGAACGCGACCGCACCCTCCGCAAAGCGCAGGACTTTCTATTTGAAATCATGACAACAACCGACCAGGAAACAGCCTATAGCGCAAGGCTTATGACCATCTACATTCACATGAACCAATGTCTCGTCCACACGCAACTGACGAAACAACCTGACCTACTTAACCATGTAGGGCAAATGCTTGTTGAGCTAATCGCGTCATGGCAAGTGTCAAAACAAGTGACGCGCCGCAGGAATTTCACGACTGATCAATTGTAA
- a CDS encoding EAL and HDOD domain-containing protein codes for MEPNVFVGRQPILDREGAIFGYELLYRNSEINRFPNVDAETATLQVIFNSFLSIGIETVAGRAMSFINFSGELLSKDIFSRLRASRVIVEILEDVEITPILISRLREIKEEGFQLALDDFILQEQYKIHHELFELIDYVKVDYLQADEMERRRIEKFIHTYPHIRMVAEKIETEAQYEEARDMGYDLFQGYFFAKPEIITGTELPPDLHQHMLIINRLNDVNANVDEIANLILHDISLTYKLLRVINTMNFEIPKRVTSVKHAVVLIGMDELKKWLRILMLHTIGEQSNSGRVQALVSFSLTRARLCELVAKRTGKVNSDEYFFVGMFSLLDAIMKKEWDDILPLIPFTDEVSDTLKGIRTEMTPYLELAIAVERFDWQHIRKIGKRLGVSEAELSAYSYEAIKWSQKLE; via the coding sequence GTGGAACCGAACGTATTTGTTGGCAGACAGCCGATATTGGATAGGGAAGGCGCAATATTCGGCTATGAACTGCTGTACCGGAACAGTGAAATCAACCGCTTTCCGAATGTAGATGCAGAGACAGCCACCCTTCAAGTGATATTTAACTCGTTCCTATCAATAGGGATCGAAACGGTAGCAGGCCGCGCCATGTCTTTCATCAACTTTTCTGGGGAATTGCTTTCGAAAGACATTTTTTCAAGGTTAAGGGCATCACGTGTCATCGTTGAAATTCTAGAGGACGTGGAGATTACCCCGATACTAATCAGCCGTCTTCGGGAAATTAAAGAAGAAGGTTTTCAACTCGCACTTGATGATTTCATCTTGCAGGAACAATATAAGATTCATCACGAATTATTCGAACTGATCGACTATGTCAAAGTCGATTATCTGCAAGCGGACGAAATGGAAAGACGTCGAATTGAGAAATTCATCCATACCTATCCGCATATCCGGATGGTCGCGGAAAAGATTGAAACGGAAGCGCAGTACGAGGAAGCACGGGACATGGGGTATGACCTGTTTCAAGGCTATTTCTTCGCGAAACCAGAAATCATTACAGGTACAGAACTACCACCCGATCTTCACCAACATATGCTGATCATTAACAGGCTGAACGATGTCAATGCGAATGTCGATGAAATTGCAAATTTGATCCTTCATGACATTTCCCTTACATATAAATTGTTGCGCGTCATTAATACGATGAACTTTGAGATTCCGAAAAGAGTGACCTCAGTAAAACACGCGGTCGTGCTGATCGGGATGGATGAATTGAAAAAGTGGCTGCGTATCCTTATGTTGCATACGATTGGTGAACAATCGAATTCAGGCAGAGTACAAGCACTCGTTTCGTTCTCGCTGACACGCGCAAGGCTATGCGAACTTGTCGCGAAGCGGACTGGCAAGGTAAATAGCGACGAATATTTCTTCGTCGGCATGTTCTCACTATTGGATGCCATTATGAAAAAAGAGTGGGACGACATATTACCGCTTATCCCGTTCACTGATGAAGTTTCAGACACATTAAAAGGAATTCGAACAGAAATGACACCTTATCTTGAACTCGCAATTGCGGTAGAACGTTTCGACTGGCAACACATCCGTAAAATTGGCAAGCGTCTAGGCGTATCGGAAGCTGAATTAAGTGCCTATTCCTACGAAGCGATTAAGTGGTCACAGAAACTGGAGTGA
- a CDS encoding DegV family protein yields MKTAIVTDSTAYLPETITKNLSIHVIPLTVTIDGRPYDEEVDLTSSAFYDKVRGEGPLPKTSQPPIGNFVKLFESLKADGYDAVISIHLSSGISGTYEGAIQAGALVDGLDVHAFDSEISCYMQGFYVIRAAEMAKEGATPKEILVELNEMKETMRAYFMVDDLAHLQRGGRLSGAQALIGGLLQVKPILHFQDKVIVPFEKIRTRKKAMKRIADLLAEDADKMPLEAAIIHANNPEEAEMWKAELEERLPSVQFTISHFGPVIGTHLGEGSMGLGWVRKKS; encoded by the coding sequence GTGAAAACAGCAATCGTGACAGACAGTACGGCCTATTTGCCGGAAACAATTACTAAAAACCTATCAATCCACGTCATTCCATTGACAGTGACGATTGATGGACGACCATATGATGAAGAAGTCGATTTGACCTCTTCAGCGTTCTACGACAAAGTGCGTGGCGAAGGGCCTTTACCAAAAACATCCCAGCCACCAATCGGGAACTTTGTGAAGTTGTTTGAATCATTAAAAGCGGATGGCTATGACGCAGTTATTTCGATCCATTTGTCGAGCGGAATTAGCGGTACATATGAGGGCGCGATCCAAGCAGGGGCATTAGTCGATGGACTAGACGTCCATGCCTTCGACTCGGAAATATCGTGTTATATGCAAGGCTTCTACGTCATTCGCGCGGCGGAGATGGCGAAAGAGGGAGCGACACCGAAAGAGATTTTAGTGGAACTTAATGAAATGAAAGAAACGATGCGTGCGTATTTCATGGTCGACGATCTTGCGCATTTACAACGTGGCGGCAGATTGTCAGGCGCCCAAGCACTGATTGGCGGATTGCTTCAAGTGAAACCGATTTTGCATTTTCAGGATAAAGTGATTGTGCCGTTTGAGAAGATTCGTACGCGTAAGAAAGCGATGAAGCGGATTGCTGATTTGCTCGCGGAAGATGCGGACAAGATGCCACTTGAAGCAGCGATTATCCATGCGAACAATCCGGAAGAAGCAGAAATGTGGAAAGCGGAGCTGGAAGAGCGGTTGCCAAGTGTGCAATTTACGATAAGCCATTTTGGTCCAGTGATTGGGACGCATTTGGGTGAGGGTTCGATGGGATTAGGCTGGGTACGGAAGAAATCTTAG
- a CDS encoding late competence development ComFB family protein: MSVYNVMEEVISDVLHQYEKELHLTCDCDRCKDDIMAIALNEVKPQYIVNEMHKPYIRAGHVADRQGATNILSTVVKAARVVSESPRCDNYKKTT; the protein is encoded by the coding sequence TTGTCTGTTTATAATGTCATGGAAGAAGTCATCTCAGATGTCCTTCATCAATATGAAAAAGAACTGCATCTGACATGCGATTGCGACCGTTGCAAAGACGACATCATGGCAATCGCACTGAACGAAGTGAAACCACAATATATCGTCAACGAAATGCACAAGCCCTATATTCGGGCGGGGCATGTCGCGGATCGTCAAGGAGCGACGAACATCCTGTCGACAGTCGTCAAAGCTGCCCGCGTCGTTTCCGAATCACCGCGTTGCGACAACTATAAAAAAACGACATGA